The window ATTAATTACAAGTCCAAATTTCCAACATTAATCCATTCAAAATTCAAAAGGAACTTGCAGTAATGATCCTTtcaaatcttatatatataagaTCGGATGAGAACTCTTTTTAAAGTGAGGacacattaaaaaaattaaaaaaaatcttaaaaaaatacaaattataaaatcgagcatagtatTACATCGGAGAGAAAAAAAAATGGATCATCAAAATTGAAGCATGGATCATTTTTATGATCCATAATTTAATTTTAATGATGCAAAAAAGAATTCAATTTTTTTCTCCGGATATAAtattatgctcgattttatgatttgtatttttttagattttttttttagattttttttttcaatttttttaagatgTCCTCACGAGTATTCACCGAAAAGAGAGTTCTCACTGGAAccggaccatatatatatatatatatatatatatatatatatatatatatatatatatatatatatatatatatatatatatatataaaccaaccTAATGAATAATAgacttttgtttttttataattgGACTATAAAAGTTTTTTATTTCACACTTTGGCCATAAATCTACTTTTTTATTTATACTTTGGCCATAACATTTTTATATTGGAATATTTGGTTTCTAGACTTTCGTATATTGGCAAGTCCTCCCCTTATTTTGTAGAATAGCTCTTTCCATCCATTTACTTTGTAAAATGTcactttcacccccccccccctcaactTTGAACAACGACAATTTTCACCCCCTCAACTTTTGTATATTGCCATGTTCGTAAGTTTGGTTTCTAGACTTTCGTATGTCAGTAAGTTTAGCCCCCCCCAATAAAACCATGCACACACACGATAAAATGATGAATATTAGTATTTTCTTTTTTGTGACTAGAACATAGTAAGCAAAACCTCGCATGCGTTCTTCGTGAAGCAAAGAGgagtgtcacaactggaaattttgtgtcatgtaatctaaacattcaagttaatgtgaatcaaaaacttcaatcaaatacattatacaagtactacaagtagtcatcaaacaattggaaaaccctagaagttcttgttaagtctattttggactagaacttccttattggatccaaatggaccaataagcttccaattggactatcatgggcttagaaccctaattgggctctaattggactcacatctatttatttcaatattgtgagccatgttggacctagaatgaaataaattaatgactatgaaccataattaacctaatttgaccctaacaagtcataaaaatcacatttaaatttatttggaccaaaaatcactcaacttaaccatgaaaattgggcttaagtattTAAGGCCCAAACACCCTCATTTCCTCCATTATTCTCGGCCCAAAAGCTCAAGCCCAAGAAGAGGGTTGACCTTAGTGTGCCACCTCCTTATTGTCTTGTGGATCTCCATGCAAATCCATTCCATGTatccatgcacatcacttcatgtctatatctccctctctcttcttgaactcggccgagagcaacaccacacacatacaaaacactcacaaactctctctaaaattcacttaagacttcttcctcttctccatccaaaatctcgaaaattaggaagcattcaaggaagttcttccacaaaatcatcatctaaggtaaggttttgcttggatctatgacttgtattccttatttatcaaaaatctcttcctaatccatgcaaaaatcatgatcttgcactctagaaaccccataaactcgaaaatttcatcaaggagtgcaaaggccaaaaatcacttcatttcttccaatctttcttcaaaaaccgaatcaacacccaaggtgagcttcataccccctattttttgtttttatgagttttttgggggggggggaatacaagtgaaagtgtagatctatatgtgttttgtatgccttgtatgatatccatgcttatatgtatgcatttgtgtgttataatgttggatctagccataaaacccctcaaaaccgagatatatcttgtgtgaaatgattttagcttcaaatatatttctacatacaaagtgtttcaagaaaaatggctaagtggtttagtaacaattttctttggattaaaaacacaaattttgggcctaaaatgtgaaaaatacaaaattaagggtccaaattggcatatcacgaattctgctggatgaagtgtgccaaaacagtttccataaatcaatttctggaaatatactcatttaggggattaaaaacataaattccaagcttaatgggctaaaaatgacatttttggcccaatgaggcccattatgcgaatttttctgttttggagggccaaaactgtgattttctgtaaaaaagtggactataagtgttccaaatccttttcaaaggtttaaaatgctttttaaatttaaaaagggccaaagttgcaaaaattttccaatgtgggccaaaattgtcaaagttgcgaaaagaagggattaaaaccgagaaaactgcattttcagggacttaaactgttttctatgaaaaatatgctgaaaaatattaatttcaataatttttggtgttaaaatgtcaagaaaattagtttaaggaccaaaccgggaagtatttaataaaagggttgaaaatgtaaattttacaaacaatgaggggctggaaacagaaaaatttcaaggctaattcaatatacacaatttgatcaaataatggcaccgcggctttcgacgaaatacaatacattacaataccaaaagtcgttgttaaacgaattgactcggtctcgaaccaatagaaatctacaactactaacactacgacactactacactacgattcatacaaataacgtttgggaacttagcttacatacgagtgtgcacagacgtctacgcaccatcttcgggccccaaaagtgtaaaatcttgcttgttgggcctagctagcccaatgacctgatcttaaggcccgaagacgcatattttctacgaagtgttgagtttcaccgacttggcacaacgtagagggactttcaatggcttgtataccactggtccccaagggtccttggtattgctagaaaagtctgcatattttgcgaggcgggtcggggacccctcgtacgcatattatccccaaccgattaatagagtcatcgaggccttcgtgtcctcttactcttcggatgtgggacgacacatagtcagggcggctggataacgtgatttgtacgaacgacgccttcgggatcgttagtattactatgaactgggcgtttgtgtaatgcgggtttgtagtaaataatcatgctcaaaaataatccaacgtcgcctgggaatgacactcctatctttgtaatggtttcaacgcaacttaacagatatcaaaggattaggaaaacatcgggttttcctaggtttttcaaacatatcggACTCGAAAcacatataatttttaataaacaattttcacaagtacagaaacaaacaggcatacctatggatcttcacaaacattttcgaaagtttttcatttcagaaaatatcggattttctggtggttttcaaacaatacaaacatcggatttcaaacattacttatgaactcaccaaaatttcatatgttgacgtttttcaaaatacttgtattctcagggaaccagtgaatcaagggaaatcatattcagtgacggttgcagtttatctatgtatgaattgaacaatttaatttttgggaatgtaatgtttaaccaatgaatttcatgtaaacgctactggttgtactgtattgatgaatggcgacgaatgttgttatgtttcatatatatatatatatatatatatatatatatatatatatatatatatatatatatatatatatatatatatattcaatgttatggtatacaattgagtcacgacagcccccggacgtttccgccgtctggttcggcgGTGTGACAAGGAGGCAATTTCTAGTTAAAGAATCAAAACATACAATATAGAAATATATTATTTCATAATCTATATCAATGTATTCATAGATATTCTTTTATGTGTGTGGTTTCCTACTTTATTTTGGTTTGATAACAGTAAGGAGTGTGTTATAAAAgattgttggggtgaggttggttagATGTGGGAGTAGTGTAGGGAGGTTTAGGTTTGGTCTAGAACATGATCAACTTAATGCATTTATTAGACCCATGACCGATTTTGTTCTATATGATGGGATGGATTTGGAGGGGAGGGGGCAGTAGTGCTGGTGATTTCAAGGCGATAAGACTTACACAGATTGAAGACTTCGTGTTGTCGAGTGGGGCTGAGGAAACGAAGGGGAATAGATATATGCCTTAAAAAGTGAACATATTTTTTTACATCTTGGTCTAGATGGTCACCTGACCAAATCTACTTTCAAAGGGCATTGATGTTCCCTCACTTTTTTTTCGTTGTTGTCAAGTGTAGACGAAATACCTTATTCATCTGTTTATCGATTACGAGATAGTTGCTAGGATGTGAAATGTTGCTTTCACATTACCTGGAACTTTAAATGATGTTATAGTTATAGTGGATTTGGTGGAGCCCATGTATGTTTCGTTGATCAAGAAATATGCAATGAATGTTATTATTATGACCACTTTTTAGGTGCTTTGGAGATTCGGAAACAAGGCTGTTATTATTATGACCACTTTTTAGGTGCGTTGTTGTCAAGTGTAGACGAAATACCTTGACCATCTCTTTATTGTGATTTACCAAATAGGAATTGTAAAATTAATTTGAATTAGGTTTCTTGATTTCAAAATCGTATGAACGTTTTATTATGATCTAGTTCCTTGCTAatatttttgttataaatctTTTAGTTGTTCAAAAACAAATATATTTATAGACAAAACTTGGCTCCTTGCTAAGTGTGGAACCACAATTATAAATCCAGCATCTACTCTAAGATGACAAATGAGACATTAATATATTtcctaatttaaaataaaaatgagtTTGAATATTTATTTAGGAGCATCAATGAAAATGAAAGGATAAAATTAAAATATCAGTTGTATTTTTTTCTATAAAGATATCAATCAATTTAAAATGTTTCATTAgatttaataaaactttattaCAACAAAAAATCTAAATATCATATAATCAATGatcttttaattattttttaatatattaatgttACAAAGATTATTCACCAATCATACCCTTAAATTGATTTTGTTAAGATCAAAATCATTTTAGAATTTAAATGATAAGATTTTAATGTTTACAATAAAAATATTTTGAACTAAAATCACTTTAAcgtgttttttattattttatataaaactacaaCGATATTAATACCTTAATTGTTGTGTTATATTAAAACCTATTTTATTATAACCACCTAAAGAATCATAAGATCGTGCGTTCAAGTTCATCAATGACATCAATGGGACATACCACGTATTTCTTATTTCAACATCATTATTCATCGATCATGGGCGGTTCTATGGTAACCGGATTTCTCAAAttcttaatattaaaataaaaaaatgtaataCGAGTGTATACTTCAAAAATTTATAATGGCATGATGCACGAGCCACTATATTTCATTATTAAATTTAATTGACCTACAGAAATGAGATATatgaaattaaaatcaaaatatatatgttttcttgttaattatataaatataatttaattaagaCTATGAAATGTAAACATTTGAAAGAGATTTGTCATTAAACAAACGATTTTTAAATTCTATTATGACCTTTGTTCCCATATTCGGAAGAACTAGAAAAATGACAATAATACCCTTAGACTTTGTTCCTATTCTAAGACTAGATCAAACAAGACAGataatgacgaaaataccctggTCACAAAGAATAGTAGGTATAGCCACCTTTGACTTTGTAATACCCAAATCACCCACATCCAAGTGGGTCATACGCGTTTGTCCAATTATTTATATATCAACACGATTAACAAAAACTCACGCCTCCCTTACTTTTCAATATCCCAGTTCATCTCCTATATTATCAAAGAAAACTCAGAACGTTGTTCAAGATTCAAGAAGAAGAGAAAAGATGTGTCCCATGAGGTTCCTGTTGGTGTTTTTCTCCGCCGTATTGGCGGCTTACATCGCCTGGAAATCAGTTCCTACATCGTCGGAGCCCACCCAAGACATGTTTTCCGATGATGACTCATCCATCAAAAAACAAGAATCTAACATCATCAAGGTAAGCCTTTCTTGCATTGGTCCTTGTAGAAACTCATTGTTTGTTCTCCTACACTCTATCATATGTtcgaattttgaatttaaatgttTATGGTATTTGGATTTCAGATGGCTCAAGCTGGATTCTGGGGATTTGTTGATATGGCGAGTGGAAAGTATCTATGGAGAAACCTAAACCAGATTAAGCAAGACTCAAAAGTCAAGAGTTCGTAATCCTTGGGATTTCAGAAGAAAACCCGACCCATTTTTCATGTATTGATATGAGAAAGTCAAACAATCCGCTTTGCTTGTGGTGTTTCTCAATTTCTTGTGTATCCATGTCATGTATAAAATCCTCTTCTTATTCATTATATTTATGTGAAAATTATGCATCTCAAGATGCTACCTATCTAATTCAATCACCAATTacttgttgaaaaaaaaaaatattcgaTTGTCAACTAATTGTATACAAAATTTATTattaatcataaaaataaatgaaatccGGTAACCATAATAACCATATAATGGAATAAGCAAAATAAATTTGGCTTAATTTCTTAAGACACACCCCCTTTACCTATTTAGGCCAACTCCTCTCACCTTAAAATCAATGAACATTGTGATTTGTCAAAGTTGTTTCTTTAAAtgcaagggtaaaatagtcattttagtcTCATTCAGACGGTTTATTCCATCTAAAAAAGAAATACACACCAGTTTTTATTTAGACAAACATTGCTATCCATATAGAACTTAATGGGAGAAGATGTAGAAACTATGATGTGGTTTATATGCTATAATGACTTGAAATCTCATATCCAATACTATTTACAGAGAGtatttaaattgaaaaaaaaaaaaaaaaaagtaggttTAGTGAAGATGAGCTTGGAGTTTAATAGACATATAGAGAAGAGCAAGAAGGGCACCATGGGGAATTGGCGCAAACCTTGCAATATATGAACCAACCCACATGGAAACAACCACAAGAGCAACAACATTACTACTTGTTTTCCCACAAACCCAACTAGCAAACGAGAGGCATAAAGTAAGCACAATTCCGCTTTTACCCCCCAACATCCACGCAACTACATAACCAACCTTATACCCTCCATCAAGCTTAGGGTCAAGCAAAGCCATCAAGCTGCTAAAAGTGAGCGACAGTTTTGCCCCTATGGTTTTCAGTAAAAATATGGACAGGAACGTGGATTTCAAGACTTCAGTAAACGAGTGTCTTTCATTGGTAAGGGTATTAGCGtcttcctcttcatcttcagatTCATCATCAAAAGGGTAATATCGGTATTTTGAATCGTaccatttttggtgattcattttttgtttaaaatgagACCATTTGTGTAAATTTATGTCGTCTAGATCGATGTTGTATGTACGCCATGGTGGGCCAGTACTAGGTTGAAAATTACTAGGTTGAAAATGGAGGGAATTATCGTATTGGTGTCTTGTTGTGGAGTTAGATAACACCTGTCAAATGAAATGATGCCCAAAAGGTTAGTTTTTAAGaaggtttttttttgttatatttaaaTGTTAAGATATTGATTGATAATGAAAAAGTAGATAAAGTGTAACCTCGTATGCGAGACGAATGCCTTTGAACATTTCACTAGCTTGTGAATCCTTGTTGACATCTGGATGATACTGGCATCAGTAAAAAAGTAAactatcaaataagttatatagGTAAAGAAATGTCAACAAAAACAACAATGGCAATTGGCTTTAATCACATAGTGAATTGTTTTGATTACTTTTCCTTCTAAAACATTGAATTGTAATTTAATAAGCATGTTCTATATTAGGGAATTTCTATATACCAATTCTTATCTATGCAGCCTTGCAGAATTATGGTATTAATTTGAAGATCTATATCTGTGCCAACAGTTATCATCACATGAGCACTTCAATCCTTTGTAGTTAAAACAATATGAACTCTTAATGTGCAATAATTTCCTTTTCCATCTGATTGGCCATAAGTGGAGAAGCATTCTAAGTGCATCAGTTATGAAGCAATCTATCTACCATTTAGATAACTAATAGAATGGTCCACTAATAAAGCACTACCCCCATCAGTTACTGAACTTACTTTCTAGAATGAACTAAAACTCAGAGTTCAATTTGTATTAAGTAGAAAAAAGGGGCAAACATCACTATCAGGTGGTTCTCCCAAATTTTTCTAGGAATAAGCATAATTTGAACAAGAGAAGATGTAATTAGATTCCGCTCACACTGCTGGCTTGTTAGATATTCAACACAAATTTCATCTTCTAAGATTAATTGAAAGTGAATACCAAAGAatattcaaactgtttatcaaggCATGATTCTCTATTCAGCCCTAATATAACGCAAATCGAAATCAGATACACAATCATACTGTTGTTAATTTGTTATATACCTTTCGAGCGAGGAGACGATATGCCTTCTTGATATCCGAGGTTGTAGCCTCAGCAGATACCCCTAGAACAGCGTAGTGATTCTGATGACTGTTGGAAATGGCGCATGTAACGCTGATCCGGCTGCGCTGGCGTGTAGGGGCAGCGCCGATCAGAAAAATGAGGTTGCGATTGGAGCTACGACGGAGAGAGACGATGGTGCCGCTTCCGGTATCGGTACCATAGATGGATGTTGGCACCGGAAATAGACGAGATTGCATGGTTGGATTTCGAGCATTCGTAGCCGTATGCTGTTTGAAAACTGCTTGTGTAGGTGTTTTGGGGCTCAGCTTCTGCTTGGAACGGATGAAGATGTGGTTTATGTTGAGTGCTTGCATTAACCACTTGTACTGTACATCAATTTTGTTTGTGaaatattgtttgatttttgttcaCTAATTTGTAGAATAAAATTTGATGActaatttgtttattatattatgtTCATCATAAGATGACTAATTTGTTTATTATGTTCATATCTACCAATAGTAGTGGTTATTTTAGGTtactacttatatatatatatatatatatatatatatatatatatatatatatatatatatatatatatatgacatctatgtggacaagaaaaaaaaaagacttaCGAGGATAATTATATTTTAGTTTTGTTATACACCATAAGGTAACTACCTTGTTCACTGTGCTCACATCTTATCAATATTATCGGTTATCTTAGGTTAGTGCCTATGTGACATACACATGGCATGTACGTGGACAAGAAAAACACATGTGTACATTATAAAAGGGTATCATATAGTTACAGTTAAATATGACTTGAGTATTTGGAGCATTTTCACAGAACATTTGGATTCAGTTGAGCACTTGGAGTtcaatggagcatgtgacaaGGGAACATATCATCTTAGAATGAAATGAATCATCTAACAAAGGAACAAATCATTTAAAAGGAGGAATGGGGCACCTGATAAATGAATAGAGCATCTAGGAAAGGAATGGAGCATCTTCCACAATGAAAATGTGACATCTGCGCCATTTTGGAAGAAGTTGCGTCATCCATGATGAGGATGTGCCAATATTAAAAAATTACAttcaatattaaatttttttacataatatccgaatttgaaatagaaaaacaaaatacATCAATCGGAATCGTCATCCTCATCATTGGCATCGTCGTCATCGTGATCCTCGACATCGTCACCCTCAACGAACATATCTGAATCTTCATCTGATTCGTCAAACAAGTCATTGTGTCAATACTCTGTATGGGGCTATATTTGAGCCTTATAAACGTGCTCCACCAAATCCGCACGAAGAGTGTGATGAAGGTCACGATCATTTACTTCTTTTCTATTTGCGATATACTCTTGGGTATCAACGACTACTCCTTCGACATTTGACAAAACTTCATTTTCATTCTATCGACATATCGCTCTTTCTTCGTGTAACGTCTGAGATTTATCGGGTATTATATTGCTTTTTATTcaagttataaatattaaaatgttGGGATATTTGGGGGCGGATCATACACTGGGAGTACAGGGTGTATGCACGGCGTACATATGAGAAGAGCGGAACGGGGAGCCCCCATGTGTACGCTGGGTGTAGGGTgatcagatgcaaaccctaaattttagggttggccccctatttaaacaacttataaccCTCCAAACCTTTATCCGCTCAGCCTCCCAAGTTCTCTTAGTGCCCAAGTCGAACCCTAACTCCATTGCATGTATCTTGAGCTTACTTTGAACATTTTGGTGctattttggtggttttgaagaagaaggagcttgaagaaggagcaagagCTTGGAGAAgtcttgtagatccagaagtttggcatcatttctgacccattagaggtataaagctttaaaCTTGGTCATTGCATGCTTAGATatagttttggggtgttttatgtcACATTTTGGTCCCATACTTAAGGTACCCTGAGTTTTAGAAGATTTTGTCCAAATGAGCTGTCCTTTTTGGCTCTTGGAGGTGTTCAGAACCTTAAAAATTGAATCTTCATGGTTTAGCCTCAACCATGCAAGTGCTAGATGTCCATTAAGTGAGCTTATGGACTCAATGTGTGTCATAATCCCCACCCatgcatgcaaaagcataaagttcataactttatggTTTAGAATGTtgttagaagcctagatctatgtTCTGGACGTtaggacttaatgaattaagtcaaAAGAAGGATCTTAGGGTGGCTGGCAggaacgttgggcgtacccctAGTACTCTATGCGTACCAGGTCAGCTTCCCACTTCTAGTCATGGCCAACGTACGTACATGCTGAGTACGCAGCAAGTACGCGTACAGGGGGTCAAACGTTGTTTTGAGCCATGCCATATCGGGCTGGGAGATGTTGAGCCTCAAGCCCACCTGGACTGAAACCTTTGGGCCTAGGACTAGGATTATGATATTGGACCTTAAAGCCTAATTAGTTGGTCTTAGACATGTTATTGGGAAAGTTAGGCCTTGGAGGAAGAGGCCCAATAGGGAAAGGACTAGGGGTCACAACTAGTAAATTAGGGTTAAAATTATGATCCTTCTACAAggcaatttccttcatgtaaccTTGTATCATCCCATTTAATGAAATTCAAACTGCAATGTTATTTAAGTTCATACGTTCCTACATTGTGATTCGAGTCGAAACAACCTCATGCAAGTTCAAAACTCGATCCAATAGCTAAGTCCAATAAATTTTGGGCCTTAACCCAAGAATTCTCGGCCCAGAACCCCTATTGGACCAAGACTTCTtcattgggccctattgggccgataaCTTCTCCTATTGGTCTTGTTGGGTCGAAAACCTTTATTTGGGCCCTAATGGGCCAAAAACTTCTAGTGGGCCTTACATTAGGCAGAAAATCCTTCATTAGGCCTTTTTAGGCCGAAAACCTTTTATTGAGCATTAGTGGGCCAAAAACATTTCAATAGGCCTTGTTAGGCCGAAAACCTCTATTGAGCCCTCCTTTTGGGCCGAAAAATCTTTTGGGCAAAGCAAAATTCAAAACAATTTCTTTTTGGGCCGAGAACCCTATGGTTCGGTTATGGGTTAAAAAATGGGAAAAGGGATTGGATAATAAGAATTTCCACCTCATTTTTGTCTAGCATGC of the Lactuca sativa cultivar Salinas chromosome 6, Lsat_Salinas_v11, whole genome shotgun sequence genome contains:
- the LOC111905338 gene encoding uncharacterized protein LOC111905338 gives rise to the protein MQALNINHIFIRSKQKLSPKTPTQAVFKQHTATNARNPTMQSRLFPVPTSIYGTDTGSGTIVSLRRSSNRNLIFLIGAAPTRQRSRISVTCAISNSHQNHYAVLGVSAEATTSDIKKAYRLLARKYHPDVNKDSQASEMFKGIRLAYEVLSNSTTRHQYDNSLHFQPSNFQPSTGPPWRTYNIDLDDINLHKWSHFKQKMNHQKWYDSKYRYYPFDDESEDEEEDANTLTNERHSFTEVLKSTFLSIFLLKTIGAKLSLTFSSLMALLDPKLDGGYKVGYVVAWMLGGKSGIVLTLCLSFASWVCGKTSSNVVALVVVSMWVGSYIARFAPIPHGALLALLYMSIKLQAHLH
- the LOC111905339 gene encoding uncharacterized protein LOC111905339; this translates as MCPMRFLLVFFSAVLAAYIAWKSVPTSSEPTQDMFSDDDSSIKKQESNIIKMAQAGFWGFVDMASGKYLWRNLNQIKQDSKVKSS